From the genome of Perca fluviatilis chromosome 1, GENO_Pfluv_1.0, whole genome shotgun sequence, one region includes:
- the rbm47 gene encoding RNA-binding protein 47 isoform X1, producing the protein MTAEDPASSSTMSNNAAPATPSNPAGASHHSLHGQINIPEGVAGAPNEAALVSLMERTGYSMVQENGQRKYGPPPGWNAASPPRGCEIFVGKIPRDVYEDELVPVFESVGRIYEMRLMMDFDGKNRGYAFVMYTEKHEAKRAVRELNNYEVRPGRLLGVCSSVDNCRLFIGGIPKTKKREEILEEVSKVTEGVLDVIVYASAADKMKNRGFAFVEYESHRAAAMARRKLMPGRIQLWGHQIAVDWAEPEIDVDEDVMETVKILYVRNLMMETSEETIRQVFSQWNPGCVERVKKIRDYAFVHFTSRDDAVMAMDHLNGTEVEGSCIEVTLAKPVDKEQYSRQKASKGASATPEPTQQSYVYQCDPYTLAYYGYPYNTLIGPNREYFVKGSPMIQNNAGTVRGRGRAAAGNRTPGPRGSYLGGYSAGRGIYSRYHEGKAKQPEKPYELMPSLELAASVNSVGIKPGTMALPTLGGQYSVFSTAPAAKLMEEGKVHTVEHLMNPLAMQHPEHTTANAAATVMPAVSTPPPFQGRPITPVYAMAHNVQRIQAAGGLYGAGYVPITNYAANTAALAALQKNAAVAAAAYGGYTGYAMPQAFPATAFQLPIHDVYQTY; encoded by the exons ATGACAGCCGAAGATCCTGCTTCCTCCTCGACCATGAGCAATAACGCTGCCCCTGCCACACCCTCCAACCCTGCCGGTGCCTCCCACCACTCTCTTCATGGACAGATCAACATCCCTGAGGGAGTTGCAGGTGCTCCTAATGAGGCTGCACTGGTGTCCCTGATGGAGCGCACTGGCTACAGTATGGTCCAGGAAAATGGTCAGCGTAAATATGGCCCTCCTCCTGGTTGGAATGCTGCATCTCCACCACGGGGATGTGAAATCTTTGTGGGCAAGATCCCACGGGACGTTTATGAGGATGAGCTGGTCCCAGTGTTTGAGTCCGTGGGACGCATCTATGAGATGCGGCTGATGATGGACTTTGATGGGAAGAACAGAGGGTATGCATTTGTGATGTACACAGAGAAACATGAGGCCAAGCGGGCTGTGCGCGAGCTCAACAACTATGAGGTGCGGCCCGGGCGGCTGCTGGGGGTCTGCTCCTCCGTGGACAACTGCCGTCTTTTCATTGGTGGCATCCCCAAGACCAAAAAGCGCGAGGAGATCCTGGAAGAGGTCTCCAAAGTGACAGAAGGGGTACTAGACGTGATTGTTTATGCCAGTGCTGCAGACAAGATGAAGAACAGAGGCTTTGCTTTTGTAGAGTATGAGTCGCACCGTGCAGCCGCCATGGCTCGCAGGAAGTTGATGCCTGGACGTATTCAGCTTTGGGGCCACCAGATTGCAGTGGACTGGGCTGAGCCGGAGATTGATGTGGACGAAGACGTTATGGAGACAGTGAAGATTCTCTACGTCAGAAATCTTATGATGGAGACCAGCGAGGAGACGATCAGACAG GTGTTCAGCCAGTGGAATCCTGGATGTGTTGAACGGGTGAAGAAAATCCGTGACTACGCCTTCGTCCACTTTACCTCCCGGGACGATGCTGTCATGGCCATGGACCACCTCAACGGCACAGAGGTGGAAGGGTCCTGCATCGAGGTGACACTCGCCAAGCCAGTTGATAAAGAGCAGTACTCTCGCCAGAAGGCCTCCAAGGGAGCTTCTGCCACTCCAGAGCCTACTCAGCAGAGCTACGTCTACCAGTGTGATCCCTATACATTGGCCTACTATGGTTATCCCTACAACACCCTAATTGGACCCAACAGGGAATACTTCGTCAAAG GATCCCCAATGATACAGAACAATG caGGTACTGTGCGGGGTCGTGGTCGTGCTGCTGCAGGTAACCGTACCCCTGGACCACGGGGGTCGTACCTGGGGGGTTACTCTGCCGGTCGTGGCATCTACAGCCGCTACCATGAGGGCAAGGCCAAGCAGCCCGAAAAGCCCTATGAGCTGATGCCCAGTCTGGAGCTCGCTGCTTCCGTCAACTCCGTTGGCATCAAACCTGGCACAA TGGCATTGCCGACTCTGGGTGGGCAGTACTCTGTGTTCAGCACGGCTCCTGCAGCCAAGCTGATGGAGGAGGGAAAGGTGCACACGGTGGAGCACCTTATGAACCCTCTGGCCATGCaacaccctgaacacaccactgctaatgctgctgCAACCGTCATGCCTGCGGTCTCTACCCCTCCACCTTTTCAG GGCCGTCCTATCACTCCTGTCTATGCCATGGCCCACAACGTACAGCGCATCCAAGCAGCCGGTGGCCTGTATGGAGCTGGATACGTCCCCATCACAAACTATGCTGCCAACACAGCAGCTCTGGCCGCTCTGCAGAAGAATGCAGCGGTGGCGGCTGCAGCATATGGGGGATACACAGGCTACGCGATGCCACAGGCCTTCCCCGCCACAGCCTTCCAGCTGCCTATCCACGATGTCTACCAGACATATTGA
- the rbm47 gene encoding RNA-binding protein 47 isoform X5, which yields MTAEDPASSSTMSNNAAPATPSNPAGASHHSLHGQINIPEGVAGAPNEAALVSLMERTGYSMVQENGQRKYGPPPGWNAASPPRGCEIFVGKIPRDVYEDELVPVFESVGRIYEMRLMMDFDGKNRGYAFVMYTEKHEAKRAVRELNNYEVRPGRLLGVCSSVDNCRLFIGGIPKTKKREEILEEVSKVTEGVLDVIVYASAADKMKNRGFAFVEYESHRAAAMARRKLMPGRIQLWGHQIAVDWAEPEIDVDEDVMETVKILYVRNLMMETSEETIRQVFSQWNPGCVERVKKIRDYAFVHFTSRDDAVMAMDHLNGTEVEGSCIEVTLAKPVDKEQYSRQKASKGASATPEPTQQSYVYQCDPYTLAYYGYPYNTLIGPNREYFVKGSPMIQNNVALPTLGGQYSVFSTAPAAKLMEEGKVHTVEHLMNPLAMQHPEHTTANAAATVMPAVSTPPPFQGRPITPVYAMAHNVQRIQAAGGLYGAGYVPITNYAANTAALAALQKNAAVAAAAYGGYTGYAMPQAFPATAFQLPIHDVYQTY from the exons ATGACAGCCGAAGATCCTGCTTCCTCCTCGACCATGAGCAATAACGCTGCCCCTGCCACACCCTCCAACCCTGCCGGTGCCTCCCACCACTCTCTTCATGGACAGATCAACATCCCTGAGGGAGTTGCAGGTGCTCCTAATGAGGCTGCACTGGTGTCCCTGATGGAGCGCACTGGCTACAGTATGGTCCAGGAAAATGGTCAGCGTAAATATGGCCCTCCTCCTGGTTGGAATGCTGCATCTCCACCACGGGGATGTGAAATCTTTGTGGGCAAGATCCCACGGGACGTTTATGAGGATGAGCTGGTCCCAGTGTTTGAGTCCGTGGGACGCATCTATGAGATGCGGCTGATGATGGACTTTGATGGGAAGAACAGAGGGTATGCATTTGTGATGTACACAGAGAAACATGAGGCCAAGCGGGCTGTGCGCGAGCTCAACAACTATGAGGTGCGGCCCGGGCGGCTGCTGGGGGTCTGCTCCTCCGTGGACAACTGCCGTCTTTTCATTGGTGGCATCCCCAAGACCAAAAAGCGCGAGGAGATCCTGGAAGAGGTCTCCAAAGTGACAGAAGGGGTACTAGACGTGATTGTTTATGCCAGTGCTGCAGACAAGATGAAGAACAGAGGCTTTGCTTTTGTAGAGTATGAGTCGCACCGTGCAGCCGCCATGGCTCGCAGGAAGTTGATGCCTGGACGTATTCAGCTTTGGGGCCACCAGATTGCAGTGGACTGGGCTGAGCCGGAGATTGATGTGGACGAAGACGTTATGGAGACAGTGAAGATTCTCTACGTCAGAAATCTTATGATGGAGACCAGCGAGGAGACGATCAGACAG GTGTTCAGCCAGTGGAATCCTGGATGTGTTGAACGGGTGAAGAAAATCCGTGACTACGCCTTCGTCCACTTTACCTCCCGGGACGATGCTGTCATGGCCATGGACCACCTCAACGGCACAGAGGTGGAAGGGTCCTGCATCGAGGTGACACTCGCCAAGCCAGTTGATAAAGAGCAGTACTCTCGCCAGAAGGCCTCCAAGGGAGCTTCTGCCACTCCAGAGCCTACTCAGCAGAGCTACGTCTACCAGTGTGATCCCTATACATTGGCCTACTATGGTTATCCCTACAACACCCTAATTGGACCCAACAGGGAATACTTCGTCAAAG GATCCCCAATGATACAGAACAATG TGGCATTGCCGACTCTGGGTGGGCAGTACTCTGTGTTCAGCACGGCTCCTGCAGCCAAGCTGATGGAGGAGGGAAAGGTGCACACGGTGGAGCACCTTATGAACCCTCTGGCCATGCaacaccctgaacacaccactgctaatgctgctgCAACCGTCATGCCTGCGGTCTCTACCCCTCCACCTTTTCAG GGCCGTCCTATCACTCCTGTCTATGCCATGGCCCACAACGTACAGCGCATCCAAGCAGCCGGTGGCCTGTATGGAGCTGGATACGTCCCCATCACAAACTATGCTGCCAACACAGCAGCTCTGGCCGCTCTGCAGAAGAATGCAGCGGTGGCGGCTGCAGCATATGGGGGATACACAGGCTACGCGATGCCACAGGCCTTCCCCGCCACAGCCTTCCAGCTGCCTATCCACGATGTCTACCAGACATATTGA
- the rbm47 gene encoding RNA-binding protein 47 isoform X2, translating to MTAEDPASSSTMSNNAAPATPSNPAGASHHSLHGQINIPEGVAGAPNEAALVSLMERTGYSMVQENGQRKYGPPPGWNAASPPRGCEIFVGKIPRDVYEDELVPVFESVGRIYEMRLMMDFDGKNRGYAFVMYTEKHEAKRAVRELNNYEVRPGRLLGVCSSVDNCRLFIGGIPKTKKREEILEEVSKVTEGVLDVIVYASAADKMKNRGFAFVEYESHRAAAMARRKLMPGRIQLWGHQIAVDWAEPEIDVDEDVMETVKILYVRNLMMETSEETIRQVFSQWNPGCVERVKKIRDYAFVHFTSRDDAVMAMDHLNGTEVEGSCIEVTLAKPVDKEQYSRQKASKGASATPEPTQQSYVYQCDPYTLAYYGYPYNTLIGPNREYFVKGSPMIQNNGTVRGRGRAAAGNRTPGPRGSYLGGYSAGRGIYSRYHEGKAKQPEKPYELMPSLELAASVNSVGIKPGTMALPTLGGQYSVFSTAPAAKLMEEGKVHTVEHLMNPLAMQHPEHTTANAAATVMPAVSTPPPFQGRPITPVYAMAHNVQRIQAAGGLYGAGYVPITNYAANTAALAALQKNAAVAAAAYGGYTGYAMPQAFPATAFQLPIHDVYQTY from the exons ATGACAGCCGAAGATCCTGCTTCCTCCTCGACCATGAGCAATAACGCTGCCCCTGCCACACCCTCCAACCCTGCCGGTGCCTCCCACCACTCTCTTCATGGACAGATCAACATCCCTGAGGGAGTTGCAGGTGCTCCTAATGAGGCTGCACTGGTGTCCCTGATGGAGCGCACTGGCTACAGTATGGTCCAGGAAAATGGTCAGCGTAAATATGGCCCTCCTCCTGGTTGGAATGCTGCATCTCCACCACGGGGATGTGAAATCTTTGTGGGCAAGATCCCACGGGACGTTTATGAGGATGAGCTGGTCCCAGTGTTTGAGTCCGTGGGACGCATCTATGAGATGCGGCTGATGATGGACTTTGATGGGAAGAACAGAGGGTATGCATTTGTGATGTACACAGAGAAACATGAGGCCAAGCGGGCTGTGCGCGAGCTCAACAACTATGAGGTGCGGCCCGGGCGGCTGCTGGGGGTCTGCTCCTCCGTGGACAACTGCCGTCTTTTCATTGGTGGCATCCCCAAGACCAAAAAGCGCGAGGAGATCCTGGAAGAGGTCTCCAAAGTGACAGAAGGGGTACTAGACGTGATTGTTTATGCCAGTGCTGCAGACAAGATGAAGAACAGAGGCTTTGCTTTTGTAGAGTATGAGTCGCACCGTGCAGCCGCCATGGCTCGCAGGAAGTTGATGCCTGGACGTATTCAGCTTTGGGGCCACCAGATTGCAGTGGACTGGGCTGAGCCGGAGATTGATGTGGACGAAGACGTTATGGAGACAGTGAAGATTCTCTACGTCAGAAATCTTATGATGGAGACCAGCGAGGAGACGATCAGACAG GTGTTCAGCCAGTGGAATCCTGGATGTGTTGAACGGGTGAAGAAAATCCGTGACTACGCCTTCGTCCACTTTACCTCCCGGGACGATGCTGTCATGGCCATGGACCACCTCAACGGCACAGAGGTGGAAGGGTCCTGCATCGAGGTGACACTCGCCAAGCCAGTTGATAAAGAGCAGTACTCTCGCCAGAAGGCCTCCAAGGGAGCTTCTGCCACTCCAGAGCCTACTCAGCAGAGCTACGTCTACCAGTGTGATCCCTATACATTGGCCTACTATGGTTATCCCTACAACACCCTAATTGGACCCAACAGGGAATACTTCGTCAAAG GATCCCCAATGATACAGAACAATG GTACTGTGCGGGGTCGTGGTCGTGCTGCTGCAGGTAACCGTACCCCTGGACCACGGGGGTCGTACCTGGGGGGTTACTCTGCCGGTCGTGGCATCTACAGCCGCTACCATGAGGGCAAGGCCAAGCAGCCCGAAAAGCCCTATGAGCTGATGCCCAGTCTGGAGCTCGCTGCTTCCGTCAACTCCGTTGGCATCAAACCTGGCACAA TGGCATTGCCGACTCTGGGTGGGCAGTACTCTGTGTTCAGCACGGCTCCTGCAGCCAAGCTGATGGAGGAGGGAAAGGTGCACACGGTGGAGCACCTTATGAACCCTCTGGCCATGCaacaccctgaacacaccactgctaatgctgctgCAACCGTCATGCCTGCGGTCTCTACCCCTCCACCTTTTCAG GGCCGTCCTATCACTCCTGTCTATGCCATGGCCCACAACGTACAGCGCATCCAAGCAGCCGGTGGCCTGTATGGAGCTGGATACGTCCCCATCACAAACTATGCTGCCAACACAGCAGCTCTGGCCGCTCTGCAGAAGAATGCAGCGGTGGCGGCTGCAGCATATGGGGGATACACAGGCTACGCGATGCCACAGGCCTTCCCCGCCACAGCCTTCCAGCTGCCTATCCACGATGTCTACCAGACATATTGA
- the rbm47 gene encoding RNA-binding protein 47 isoform X4 — protein sequence MTAEDPASSSTMSNNAAPATPSNPAGASHHSLHGQINIPEGVAGAPNEAALVSLMERTGYSMVQENGQRKYGPPPGWNAASPPRGCEIFVGKIPRDVYEDELVPVFESVGRIYEMRLMMDFDGKNRGYAFVMYTEKHEAKRAVRELNNYEVRPGRLLGVCSSVDNCRLFIGGIPKTKKREEILEEVSKVTEGVLDVIVYASAADKMKNRGFAFVEYESHRAAAMARRKLMPGRIQLWGHQIAVDWAEPEIDVDEDVMETVKILYVRNLMMETSEETIRQVFSQWNPGCVERVKKIRDYAFVHFTSRDDAVMAMDHLNGTEVEGSCIEVTLAKPVDKEQYSRQKASKGASATPEPTQQSYVYQCDPYTLAYYGYPYNTLIGPNREYFVKGTVRGRGRAAAGNRTPGPRGSYLGGYSAGRGIYSRYHEGKAKQPEKPYELMPSLELAASVNSVGIKPGTMALPTLGGQYSVFSTAPAAKLMEEGKVHTVEHLMNPLAMQHPEHTTANAAATVMPAVSTPPPFQGRPITPVYAMAHNVQRIQAAGGLYGAGYVPITNYAANTAALAALQKNAAVAAAAYGGYTGYAMPQAFPATAFQLPIHDVYQTY from the exons ATGACAGCCGAAGATCCTGCTTCCTCCTCGACCATGAGCAATAACGCTGCCCCTGCCACACCCTCCAACCCTGCCGGTGCCTCCCACCACTCTCTTCATGGACAGATCAACATCCCTGAGGGAGTTGCAGGTGCTCCTAATGAGGCTGCACTGGTGTCCCTGATGGAGCGCACTGGCTACAGTATGGTCCAGGAAAATGGTCAGCGTAAATATGGCCCTCCTCCTGGTTGGAATGCTGCATCTCCACCACGGGGATGTGAAATCTTTGTGGGCAAGATCCCACGGGACGTTTATGAGGATGAGCTGGTCCCAGTGTTTGAGTCCGTGGGACGCATCTATGAGATGCGGCTGATGATGGACTTTGATGGGAAGAACAGAGGGTATGCATTTGTGATGTACACAGAGAAACATGAGGCCAAGCGGGCTGTGCGCGAGCTCAACAACTATGAGGTGCGGCCCGGGCGGCTGCTGGGGGTCTGCTCCTCCGTGGACAACTGCCGTCTTTTCATTGGTGGCATCCCCAAGACCAAAAAGCGCGAGGAGATCCTGGAAGAGGTCTCCAAAGTGACAGAAGGGGTACTAGACGTGATTGTTTATGCCAGTGCTGCAGACAAGATGAAGAACAGAGGCTTTGCTTTTGTAGAGTATGAGTCGCACCGTGCAGCCGCCATGGCTCGCAGGAAGTTGATGCCTGGACGTATTCAGCTTTGGGGCCACCAGATTGCAGTGGACTGGGCTGAGCCGGAGATTGATGTGGACGAAGACGTTATGGAGACAGTGAAGATTCTCTACGTCAGAAATCTTATGATGGAGACCAGCGAGGAGACGATCAGACAG GTGTTCAGCCAGTGGAATCCTGGATGTGTTGAACGGGTGAAGAAAATCCGTGACTACGCCTTCGTCCACTTTACCTCCCGGGACGATGCTGTCATGGCCATGGACCACCTCAACGGCACAGAGGTGGAAGGGTCCTGCATCGAGGTGACACTCGCCAAGCCAGTTGATAAAGAGCAGTACTCTCGCCAGAAGGCCTCCAAGGGAGCTTCTGCCACTCCAGAGCCTACTCAGCAGAGCTACGTCTACCAGTGTGATCCCTATACATTGGCCTACTATGGTTATCCCTACAACACCCTAATTGGACCCAACAGGGAATACTTCGTCAAAG GTACTGTGCGGGGTCGTGGTCGTGCTGCTGCAGGTAACCGTACCCCTGGACCACGGGGGTCGTACCTGGGGGGTTACTCTGCCGGTCGTGGCATCTACAGCCGCTACCATGAGGGCAAGGCCAAGCAGCCCGAAAAGCCCTATGAGCTGATGCCCAGTCTGGAGCTCGCTGCTTCCGTCAACTCCGTTGGCATCAAACCTGGCACAA TGGCATTGCCGACTCTGGGTGGGCAGTACTCTGTGTTCAGCACGGCTCCTGCAGCCAAGCTGATGGAGGAGGGAAAGGTGCACACGGTGGAGCACCTTATGAACCCTCTGGCCATGCaacaccctgaacacaccactgctaatgctgctgCAACCGTCATGCCTGCGGTCTCTACCCCTCCACCTTTTCAG GGCCGTCCTATCACTCCTGTCTATGCCATGGCCCACAACGTACAGCGCATCCAAGCAGCCGGTGGCCTGTATGGAGCTGGATACGTCCCCATCACAAACTATGCTGCCAACACAGCAGCTCTGGCCGCTCTGCAGAAGAATGCAGCGGTGGCGGCTGCAGCATATGGGGGATACACAGGCTACGCGATGCCACAGGCCTTCCCCGCCACAGCCTTCCAGCTGCCTATCCACGATGTCTACCAGACATATTGA
- the rbm47 gene encoding RNA-binding protein 47 isoform X3: MTAEDPASSSTMSNNAAPATPSNPAGASHHSLHGQINIPEGVAGAPNEAALVSLMERTGYSMVQENGQRKYGPPPGWNAASPPRGCEIFVGKIPRDVYEDELVPVFESVGRIYEMRLMMDFDGKNRGYAFVMYTEKHEAKRAVRELNNYEVRPGRLLGVCSSVDNCRLFIGGIPKTKKREEILEEVSKVTEGVLDVIVYASAADKMKNRGFAFVEYESHRAAAMARRKLMPGRIQLWGHQIAVDWAEPEIDVDEDVMETVKILYVRNLMMETSEETIRQVFSQWNPGCVERVKKIRDYAFVHFTSRDDAVMAMDHLNGTEVEGSCIEVTLAKPVDKEQYSRQKASKGASATPEPTQQSYVYQCDPYTLAYYGYPYNTLIGPNREYFVKAGTVRGRGRAAAGNRTPGPRGSYLGGYSAGRGIYSRYHEGKAKQPEKPYELMPSLELAASVNSVGIKPGTMALPTLGGQYSVFSTAPAAKLMEEGKVHTVEHLMNPLAMQHPEHTTANAAATVMPAVSTPPPFQGRPITPVYAMAHNVQRIQAAGGLYGAGYVPITNYAANTAALAALQKNAAVAAAAYGGYTGYAMPQAFPATAFQLPIHDVYQTY, from the exons ATGACAGCCGAAGATCCTGCTTCCTCCTCGACCATGAGCAATAACGCTGCCCCTGCCACACCCTCCAACCCTGCCGGTGCCTCCCACCACTCTCTTCATGGACAGATCAACATCCCTGAGGGAGTTGCAGGTGCTCCTAATGAGGCTGCACTGGTGTCCCTGATGGAGCGCACTGGCTACAGTATGGTCCAGGAAAATGGTCAGCGTAAATATGGCCCTCCTCCTGGTTGGAATGCTGCATCTCCACCACGGGGATGTGAAATCTTTGTGGGCAAGATCCCACGGGACGTTTATGAGGATGAGCTGGTCCCAGTGTTTGAGTCCGTGGGACGCATCTATGAGATGCGGCTGATGATGGACTTTGATGGGAAGAACAGAGGGTATGCATTTGTGATGTACACAGAGAAACATGAGGCCAAGCGGGCTGTGCGCGAGCTCAACAACTATGAGGTGCGGCCCGGGCGGCTGCTGGGGGTCTGCTCCTCCGTGGACAACTGCCGTCTTTTCATTGGTGGCATCCCCAAGACCAAAAAGCGCGAGGAGATCCTGGAAGAGGTCTCCAAAGTGACAGAAGGGGTACTAGACGTGATTGTTTATGCCAGTGCTGCAGACAAGATGAAGAACAGAGGCTTTGCTTTTGTAGAGTATGAGTCGCACCGTGCAGCCGCCATGGCTCGCAGGAAGTTGATGCCTGGACGTATTCAGCTTTGGGGCCACCAGATTGCAGTGGACTGGGCTGAGCCGGAGATTGATGTGGACGAAGACGTTATGGAGACAGTGAAGATTCTCTACGTCAGAAATCTTATGATGGAGACCAGCGAGGAGACGATCAGACAG GTGTTCAGCCAGTGGAATCCTGGATGTGTTGAACGGGTGAAGAAAATCCGTGACTACGCCTTCGTCCACTTTACCTCCCGGGACGATGCTGTCATGGCCATGGACCACCTCAACGGCACAGAGGTGGAAGGGTCCTGCATCGAGGTGACACTCGCCAAGCCAGTTGATAAAGAGCAGTACTCTCGCCAGAAGGCCTCCAAGGGAGCTTCTGCCACTCCAGAGCCTACTCAGCAGAGCTACGTCTACCAGTGTGATCCCTATACATTGGCCTACTATGGTTATCCCTACAACACCCTAATTGGACCCAACAGGGAATACTTCGTCAAAG caGGTACTGTGCGGGGTCGTGGTCGTGCTGCTGCAGGTAACCGTACCCCTGGACCACGGGGGTCGTACCTGGGGGGTTACTCTGCCGGTCGTGGCATCTACAGCCGCTACCATGAGGGCAAGGCCAAGCAGCCCGAAAAGCCCTATGAGCTGATGCCCAGTCTGGAGCTCGCTGCTTCCGTCAACTCCGTTGGCATCAAACCTGGCACAA TGGCATTGCCGACTCTGGGTGGGCAGTACTCTGTGTTCAGCACGGCTCCTGCAGCCAAGCTGATGGAGGAGGGAAAGGTGCACACGGTGGAGCACCTTATGAACCCTCTGGCCATGCaacaccctgaacacaccactgctaatgctgctgCAACCGTCATGCCTGCGGTCTCTACCCCTCCACCTTTTCAG GGCCGTCCTATCACTCCTGTCTATGCCATGGCCCACAACGTACAGCGCATCCAAGCAGCCGGTGGCCTGTATGGAGCTGGATACGTCCCCATCACAAACTATGCTGCCAACACAGCAGCTCTGGCCGCTCTGCAGAAGAATGCAGCGGTGGCGGCTGCAGCATATGGGGGATACACAGGCTACGCGATGCCACAGGCCTTCCCCGCCACAGCCTTCCAGCTGCCTATCCACGATGTCTACCAGACATATTGA
- the rbm47 gene encoding RNA-binding protein 47 isoform X6, translating to MTAEDPASSSTMSNNAAPATPSNPAGASHHSLHGQINIPEGVAGAPNEAALVSLMERTGYSMVQENGQRKYGPPPGWNAASPPRGCEIFVGKIPRDVYEDELVPVFESVGRIYEMRLMMDFDGKNRGYAFVMYTEKHEAKRAVRELNNYEVRPGRLLGVCSSVDNCRLFIGGIPKTKKREEILEEVSKVTEGVLDVIVYASAADKMKNRGFAFVEYESHRAAAMARRKLMPGRIQLWGHQIAVDWAEPEIDVDEDVMETVKILYVRNLMMETSEETIRQVFSQWNPGCVERVKKIRDYAFVHFTSRDDAVMAMDHLNGTEVEGSCIEVTLAKPVDKEQYSRQKASKGASATPEPTQQSYVYQCDPYTLAYYGYPYNTLIGPNREYFVKVALPTLGGQYSVFSTAPAAKLMEEGKVHTVEHLMNPLAMQHPEHTTANAAATVMPAVSTPPPFQGRPITPVYAMAHNVQRIQAAGGLYGAGYVPITNYAANTAALAALQKNAAVAAAAYGGYTGYAMPQAFPATAFQLPIHDVYQTY from the exons ATGACAGCCGAAGATCCTGCTTCCTCCTCGACCATGAGCAATAACGCTGCCCCTGCCACACCCTCCAACCCTGCCGGTGCCTCCCACCACTCTCTTCATGGACAGATCAACATCCCTGAGGGAGTTGCAGGTGCTCCTAATGAGGCTGCACTGGTGTCCCTGATGGAGCGCACTGGCTACAGTATGGTCCAGGAAAATGGTCAGCGTAAATATGGCCCTCCTCCTGGTTGGAATGCTGCATCTCCACCACGGGGATGTGAAATCTTTGTGGGCAAGATCCCACGGGACGTTTATGAGGATGAGCTGGTCCCAGTGTTTGAGTCCGTGGGACGCATCTATGAGATGCGGCTGATGATGGACTTTGATGGGAAGAACAGAGGGTATGCATTTGTGATGTACACAGAGAAACATGAGGCCAAGCGGGCTGTGCGCGAGCTCAACAACTATGAGGTGCGGCCCGGGCGGCTGCTGGGGGTCTGCTCCTCCGTGGACAACTGCCGTCTTTTCATTGGTGGCATCCCCAAGACCAAAAAGCGCGAGGAGATCCTGGAAGAGGTCTCCAAAGTGACAGAAGGGGTACTAGACGTGATTGTTTATGCCAGTGCTGCAGACAAGATGAAGAACAGAGGCTTTGCTTTTGTAGAGTATGAGTCGCACCGTGCAGCCGCCATGGCTCGCAGGAAGTTGATGCCTGGACGTATTCAGCTTTGGGGCCACCAGATTGCAGTGGACTGGGCTGAGCCGGAGATTGATGTGGACGAAGACGTTATGGAGACAGTGAAGATTCTCTACGTCAGAAATCTTATGATGGAGACCAGCGAGGAGACGATCAGACAG GTGTTCAGCCAGTGGAATCCTGGATGTGTTGAACGGGTGAAGAAAATCCGTGACTACGCCTTCGTCCACTTTACCTCCCGGGACGATGCTGTCATGGCCATGGACCACCTCAACGGCACAGAGGTGGAAGGGTCCTGCATCGAGGTGACACTCGCCAAGCCAGTTGATAAAGAGCAGTACTCTCGCCAGAAGGCCTCCAAGGGAGCTTCTGCCACTCCAGAGCCTACTCAGCAGAGCTACGTCTACCAGTGTGATCCCTATACATTGGCCTACTATGGTTATCCCTACAACACCCTAATTGGACCCAACAGGGAATACTTCGTCAAAG TGGCATTGCCGACTCTGGGTGGGCAGTACTCTGTGTTCAGCACGGCTCCTGCAGCCAAGCTGATGGAGGAGGGAAAGGTGCACACGGTGGAGCACCTTATGAACCCTCTGGCCATGCaacaccctgaacacaccactgctaatgctgctgCAACCGTCATGCCTGCGGTCTCTACCCCTCCACCTTTTCAG GGCCGTCCTATCACTCCTGTCTATGCCATGGCCCACAACGTACAGCGCATCCAAGCAGCCGGTGGCCTGTATGGAGCTGGATACGTCCCCATCACAAACTATGCTGCCAACACAGCAGCTCTGGCCGCTCTGCAGAAGAATGCAGCGGTGGCGGCTGCAGCATATGGGGGATACACAGGCTACGCGATGCCACAGGCCTTCCCCGCCACAGCCTTCCAGCTGCCTATCCACGATGTCTACCAGACATATTGA